The following proteins are co-located in the Oryzias melastigma strain HK-1 linkage group LG8, ASM292280v2, whole genome shotgun sequence genome:
- the btbd17b gene encoding BTB/POZ domain-containing protein 17 isoform X1, with protein MVHSCGQQIPAWVYVGSLLFCISFNSFTVRGAPVKQEVLDNGATVLNHSMSLVHRMETLLAMGNGSDVTLRVQTVDTDEVKVIQAHSLVLTLQSDVFEELLVNRNNSAVVLMETANCAAVFDKFIRYLYCGDISIRLDQAIYLHKLASKYHVWGLQQGLTQYMTQHLSSDSPTGHVVSWYNYALQIGDTTLRDSCLLYLSWNLSSVLQSKEWGSISEDLLLSLLQRSDLILQSELELFEAVEAWVSLNQPVTATVETALRAVRYGMIPPHHLFRLQKQSLLLIKYYESIRDLLYLAFQFHSASPIQLAKYFDVNCSIFTPRNYLSSSWGSPWVINSPTRDDRSFSFQTQLGPSGHDSSKRVTWNALFSPRWLPLSARSSYTELGAMQPTRTEAGHPRIIVTPATSSPDFAGVSFQKTVIVMAKQQGKVVVRHVYNFHQSTEEAGDFLVDADLQRRSSDYLIDSSLYLHIVIKPLYHTLLVARK; from the exons ATGGTACACTCATGTGGACAGCAGATTCCTGCCTGGGTCTATGTGGGCAGCCTACTCTTCTGCATCTCCTTCAACTCTTTCACAGTCAGAGGAG cACCTGTGAAGCAGGAGGTTCTCGACAATGGAGCCACGGTGCTGAATCACTCCATGAGCCTTGTGCATCGGATGGAGACGCTGCTGGCCATGGGGAACGGCAGTGATGTCACTCTGCGGGTGCAAACCGTCGACACAGACGAGGTGAAGGTGATCCAAGCCCACAGTTTGGTCTTGACGCTGCAGAGTGATGTGTTTGAGGAGCTGCTGGTCAACCGCAACAACAGCGCTGTGGTTTTGATGGAGACGGCCAACTGCGCAGCTGTTTTTGACAAGTTTATCAG GTATCTGTACTGTGGAGACATTTCCATACGGCTAGATCAAGCTATATACCTACACAAGCTGGCCAGCAAGTATCACGTGTGGGGCTTGCAGCAAGGTCTGACCCAGTATATGACTCAACATCTTTCCAGTGATTCGCCAACAGGCCATGTGGTTAGCTGGTATAACTATGCACTGCAAATTGGGGACACGACGCTGCGGGACAGCTGCCTCCTGTACTTGTCCTGGAACCTGTCTTCTGTGCTGCAGAGCAAAGAATGGGGCTCCATTAGTGAAGACCTGCTCCTGTCTTTGCTCCAACGGTCCGACCTTATTCTGCAGAGTGAGCTGGAGCTCTTTGAGGCTGTGGAGGCCTGGGTCAGTCTGAACCAACCTGTCACCGCAACGGTGGAAACGGCCCTAAGAGCTGTTCGTTATGGCATGATCCCTCCTCACCATCTCTTTCGCCTCCAGAAGCAGTCCCTCCTTCTGATCAAGTATTACGAGTCCATCCGTGATCTCCTATATCTAGCCTTCCAGTTTCACTCAGCTTCGCCAATTCAACTAGCAAAGTACTTCGATGTCAACTGCAGTATTTTCACCCCCCGCAACTACCTGTCATCCTCCTGGGGTTCTCCTTGGGTCATCAACAGCCCGACTCGAGATGATCGCAGCTTCAGCTTCCAGACACAGCTCGGGCCAAGTGGTCACGATTCCAGTAAGAGGGTGACATGGAATGCTCTTTTCTCTCCTCGGTGGCTCCCACTCAGCGCCAGATCATCATATACCGAACTTGGTGCCATGCAGCCAACCCGCACAGAGGCAGGCCATCCTCGCATCATTGTAACTCCGGCCACCTCTAGCCCGGACTTTGCTGGCGTCAGCTTTCAGAAAACAGTCATTGTTATGGCAAAGCAGCAAGGAAAAGTGGTGGTCCGCCACGTCTACAACTTCCACCAAAGTACCGAAGAGGCTGGGGATTTTTTGGTGGATGCAGATCTGCAGCGCCGTTCATCAGACTACCTAATTGACAGTTCTCTTTATCTGCATATTGTGATCAAACCTCTCTACCACACACTGCTTGTTGCTAGGAAGTAA
- the btbd17b gene encoding BTB/POZ domain-containing protein 17 isoform X2, giving the protein MSLVHRMETLLAMGNGSDVTLRVQTVDTDEVKVIQAHSLVLTLQSDVFEELLVNRNNSAVVLMETANCAAVFDKFIRYLYCGDISIRLDQAIYLHKLASKYHVWGLQQGLTQYMTQHLSSDSPTGHVVSWYNYALQIGDTTLRDSCLLYLSWNLSSVLQSKEWGSISEDLLLSLLQRSDLILQSELELFEAVEAWVSLNQPVTATVETALRAVRYGMIPPHHLFRLQKQSLLLIKYYESIRDLLYLAFQFHSASPIQLAKYFDVNCSIFTPRNYLSSSWGSPWVINSPTRDDRSFSFQTQLGPSGHDSSKRVTWNALFSPRWLPLSARSSYTELGAMQPTRTEAGHPRIIVTPATSSPDFAGVSFQKTVIVMAKQQGKVVVRHVYNFHQSTEEAGDFLVDADLQRRSSDYLIDSSLYLHIVIKPLYHTLLVARK; this is encoded by the exons ATGAGCCTTGTGCATCGGATGGAGACGCTGCTGGCCATGGGGAACGGCAGTGATGTCACTCTGCGGGTGCAAACCGTCGACACAGACGAGGTGAAGGTGATCCAAGCCCACAGTTTGGTCTTGACGCTGCAGAGTGATGTGTTTGAGGAGCTGCTGGTCAACCGCAACAACAGCGCTGTGGTTTTGATGGAGACGGCCAACTGCGCAGCTGTTTTTGACAAGTTTATCAG GTATCTGTACTGTGGAGACATTTCCATACGGCTAGATCAAGCTATATACCTACACAAGCTGGCCAGCAAGTATCACGTGTGGGGCTTGCAGCAAGGTCTGACCCAGTATATGACTCAACATCTTTCCAGTGATTCGCCAACAGGCCATGTGGTTAGCTGGTATAACTATGCACTGCAAATTGGGGACACGACGCTGCGGGACAGCTGCCTCCTGTACTTGTCCTGGAACCTGTCTTCTGTGCTGCAGAGCAAAGAATGGGGCTCCATTAGTGAAGACCTGCTCCTGTCTTTGCTCCAACGGTCCGACCTTATTCTGCAGAGTGAGCTGGAGCTCTTTGAGGCTGTGGAGGCCTGGGTCAGTCTGAACCAACCTGTCACCGCAACGGTGGAAACGGCCCTAAGAGCTGTTCGTTATGGCATGATCCCTCCTCACCATCTCTTTCGCCTCCAGAAGCAGTCCCTCCTTCTGATCAAGTATTACGAGTCCATCCGTGATCTCCTATATCTAGCCTTCCAGTTTCACTCAGCTTCGCCAATTCAACTAGCAAAGTACTTCGATGTCAACTGCAGTATTTTCACCCCCCGCAACTACCTGTCATCCTCCTGGGGTTCTCCTTGGGTCATCAACAGCCCGACTCGAGATGATCGCAGCTTCAGCTTCCAGACACAGCTCGGGCCAAGTGGTCACGATTCCAGTAAGAGGGTGACATGGAATGCTCTTTTCTCTCCTCGGTGGCTCCCACTCAGCGCCAGATCATCATATACCGAACTTGGTGCCATGCAGCCAACCCGCACAGAGGCAGGCCATCCTCGCATCATTGTAACTCCGGCCACCTCTAGCCCGGACTTTGCTGGCGTCAGCTTTCAGAAAACAGTCATTGTTATGGCAAAGCAGCAAGGAAAAGTGGTGGTCCGCCACGTCTACAACTTCCACCAAAGTACCGAAGAGGCTGGGGATTTTTTGGTGGATGCAGATCTGCAGCGCCGTTCATCAGACTACCTAATTGACAGTTCTCTTTATCTGCATATTGTGATCAAACCTCTCTACCACACACTGCTTGTTGCTAGGAAGTAA